A section of the Humulus lupulus chromosome 2, drHumLupu1.1, whole genome shotgun sequence genome encodes:
- the LOC133816885 gene encoding protein argonaute 5-like, with protein sequence MSGRGRGRGGGGRRSDNRPDQPASSQTFQPGGGRGGGGRRGRGGRTSDYASTPARPPPVVHTSSPIFQPSTSSTPAPAPSHASASSTAASLSSGVQNLTLQDSKATANLPPASSKSSRFAVRPGYGTVGKKCVVKANHFIVQVADRDLCHYDVSISPEVKSKKVSRDIIKQLDTLYRASHLANLRVAYDGGKSIYTAGELPFASKDFIIKLSDNDREAGSSSTRSRREREFKVTIRFASRPDLHHLRQFLQGRLLDAPQETIQALDVALRGDPSDKYVVVGRSFFHRTLGRPGELADGIIYWKGYYQSLRPIQLGLSLNIDVSARAFYETIRVSDFVFKNFNVRDDLRPLHDQVRLQLKKNLKGVKVACSHLQNTRTYKITGISTEPLNKLMFTLDDKMTQISVAAYFQDKYKIKLRYVTWPALQAGKAEKPIYLPMEVCTIVEGQRYSKKLNEKQVTNLLRATCQRPNDREESIWRIVKQNKYSDQELVQDFGISVANNLTMVDARVLPPPVLLYRGTGREATEHPRFGQWNMSNKKMINGGQVEFWTCVNFSRFNSDIHDRFCSELVSTCLNRGMAFQTRPVIPCSAWQANQIERALRSVHEQCKKILGNKQLQLLIVILPDSGGSYGMIKRICETELGIVSQCCEPKRAVKLNRQYLENLSLKINNKVGGRNTVLSDAIHRKIPFVSDLPTIIFGADVTHPQPGEDSGPSIAAVVASMDWPEVTKYRALVSAQKHREEIILDLYTSTTDDKKGKVQGGMIREHLIAFRRSTGAKPHRIIFYRDGVSDGQFSQVMLHEVDAIRKACCSLEEGYLPRITLVIVQKRHHTRLFPADYNDRDSMDKSGNIQPGTVVDTQICHPTEFDFYLNSHAGIQGTSRPTHYHVLFDENKFNADALQVLTNNLCYTYARCTRSVSIVPPAYYAHLAASRARHYIEGDVFDEESSASGSGGGAGGPRAYRLPGIKDNVKDVMFYV encoded by the exons ATGTCGGGTCGGGGTCGCGGTCGTGGTGGTGGTGGACGGCGATCGGATAATCGTCCCGATCAGCCGGCTTCTTCTCAGACATTTCAGCCGGGAGGAGGGCGTGGTGGTGGAGGCCGGAGAGGACGTGGTGGAAGAACTTCCGATTATGCTTCAACTCCTGCACGACCGCCGCCTGTTGTGCATACTTCCTCGCCGATTTTTCAGCCTTCGACGTCTTCGACTCCTGCGCCGGCGCCGTCGCATGCTTCTGCCTCTTCGACGGCTGCTTCGTTGAGCAGTGGTGTACAAAATCTCACATTGCAAGATTCGAAAGCGACTGCGAACCTTCCGCCGGCGTCATCGAAATCTTCGAGGTTTGCGGTGAGGCCGGGTTACGGTACGGTTGGTAAGAAGTGTGTCGTCAAAGCTAATCATTTCATAGTCCAAGTTGCTGACAGGGATCTGTGTCATTATGAT GTATCGATAAGTCCTGAAGTAAAATCAAAGAAGGTAAGCCGTGACATTATCAAACAGCTGGATACTCTCTACCGTGCCTCTCATTTGGCTAATCTGAGAGTTGCTTATGATGGCGGGAAGTCTATCTACACTGCTGGGGAGTTGCCATTTGCCTCCAAAGATTTTATTATAAAGTTGTCTGACAATGATAGAGAAGCTGGAAGCTCTAGTACCAGGAG CCGTAGGGAACGTGAATTTAAGGTGACCATCAGGTTTGCTTCGAGGCCAGACTTACATCATCTGCGACAGTTTTTACAGGGCAGGCTTCTTGATGCTCCTCAAGAGACAATTCAAGCACTGGATGTTGCTCTCAGAGGGGATCCATCGGATAA GTATGTTGTTGTTGGGAGGTCGTTTTTTCACCGCACACTGGGGCGTCCTGGTGAGCTTGCAGATGGCATAATCTATTGGAAAGGGTACTATCAAAGTTTGAGGCCAATTCAGTTGGGGCTTTCTCTTAACATTG ATGTTTCAGCAAGGGCTTTTTATGAAACTATAAGGGTATCTGATTTCGTTTTCAAAAACTTTAATGTGAGAGACGATCTAAGGCCGTTGCATGATCAAGTCCGGCTCCAG CTAAAGAAAAATTTGAAAGGGGTTAAAGTAGCATGCAGTCATTTGCAGAATACAAGGACTTATAAGATTACTGGGATATCGACAGAGCCACTGAACAAATTAAT gttTACTCTTGATGATAAGATGACACAGATTTCAGTTGCTGCTTACTTTCAAGACAAGTACAAAATCAAACTCAGATATGTGACATGGCCTGCTCTGCAAGCTGGAAAGGCAGAAAAGCCTATTTACTTACCCATGGAG GTTTGTACAATTGTTGAGGGGCAAAGATACTCTAAGAAACTCAATGAAAAGCAAGTAACCAATCTATTGAGGGCAACCTGTCAAAGACCAAACGACAGGGAAGAAAGCATTTGGCGAATTGTTAAGCAGAACAAATACAGTGATCAGGAACTTGTCCAGGATTTTGGAATTAGTGTTGCAAACAATTTGACAATGGTTGATGCTAGAGTTTTGCCTCCACcagtg CTTTTATACAGAGGTACTGGGAGGGAGGCTACTGAGCATCCTCGATTTGGGCAATGGAATATGTCCAATAAA AAAATGATCAATGGGGGCCAAGTTGAGTTTTGGACATGTGTGAACTTCTCGCGTTTCAATTCAGATATTCACGATCGCTTTTGTTCAGAATTGGTCAGTACTTGCCTCAATAGGGGAATG GCCTTCCAAACTAGACCAGTAATTCCCTGCAGCGCTTGGCAAGCTAACCAAATTGAGAGGGCTTTGAGATCTGTTCATGAGCAATGCAAGAAGATACTTGGCAACAAACAACTACAGTTGTTAATAGTTATCTTGCCTGATTCTGGTGGTTCATATG GGATGATTAAACGAATTTGTGAAACTGAGCTTGGAATTGTTTCACAATGCTGTGAGCCTAAACGGGCAGTGAAGCTCAATAGACAGTATTTGGAGAATCTATCCCTGAAGATTAATAATAAG GTTGGCGGCCGGAATACAGTGTTAAGTGATGCTATCCATAGGAAAATTCCTTTTGTGTCTGATTTGCCTACAATAATCTTTGGTGCTGATGTAACACATCCACAGCCCGGAGAGGATTCTGGCCCTTCAATAGCAGCC GTGGTTGCTTCGATGGATTGGCCAGAGGTGACCAAGTATAGAGCATTGGTCTCCGCACAGAAGCACCGTGAGGAGATTATCCTTGATCTTTATACTTCAACTACAGATGATAAAAAGGGCAAAGTCCAAGGAGGAATGATAAG GGAACATTTAATTGCTTTCAGACGATCTACTGGAGCCAAACCTCACCGGATTATATTCTACAG AGATGGTGTTAGTGACGGACAGTTCAGTCAAGTGATGCTTCACGAGGTAGACGCCATAAGAAAG GCTTGTTGTTCGCTTGAGGAAGGATATCTTCCTCGAATTACACTTGTTATTGTTCAGAAAAGGCATCATACCCGCCTTTTCCCAGCTGATTACAACGACCGTGATTCCATGGACAAGAGTGGCAACATTCAACCAG GCACTGTTGTTGATACCCAAATCTGCCACCCAACTGAGTTTGACTTCTACCTTAACAGTCATGCTGGAATTCAG GGAACCAGTCGGCCTACTCACTACCATGTCTTGTTTGATGAGAACAAATTCAATGCTGATGCCTTGCAAGTTCTCACCAACAATCTCTGCTACAC GTACGCAAGGTGCACCCGATCGGTCTCCATCG TTCCTCCGGCTTATTACGCTCATCTGGCTGCATCTCGTGCCCGCCACTACATCGAAGGAGATGTTTTCGATGAAGAGTCATCAgcaagtggtagtggtggtggagCTGGTGGTCCAAGAGCCTACCGTCTTCCAGGGATCAAAGACAACGTTAAAGATGTGATGTTCTATGTCTAA